The following are from one region of the Sorghum bicolor cultivar BTx623 chromosome 2, Sorghum_bicolor_NCBIv3, whole genome shotgun sequence genome:
- the LOC8079195 gene encoding E3 ubiquitin-protein ligase EL5, whose product MAVTATTVAAATTMLAAVAAVFLTLVLCFYIFLCAKRYRGGAPPPPPAHAGAGGVRAWLRTVFGGGGTRADGGATEWCYDGGLDEKSMAKLPRREVAKGEALDCAVCITELAPGETARVLPRCGHAFHVDCVDMWLRSHSTCPLCRCPAVDDPPVPPAVPTPEADPESPNFPTNVLFFGSQDEVSTGRSQSQQRSAAAPPLPAPTQEHVAAVDASQACVGLRRLIGCGGATPPTQPPHRCDHHHYQEEDARGDIEMGLAVAAGGESSASSRPMKPPQPGS is encoded by the coding sequence ATGGCGGTGACCGCGACGACGGTCGCGGCGGCGACCACGATGCTGGCGGCCGTGGCGGCGGTCTTCCTCACCCTGGTGCTCTGCTTCTACATCTTCCTCTGCGCCAAGCGGTACCGCGGCggggcgccaccgccgccgccggcgcacgCGGGAGCCGGAGGCGTCAGGGCGTGGCTGCGCACCGtgttcggcggcggcgggacaCGCGCGGACGGCGGCGCCACGGAGTGGTGCTACGACGGCGGTCTCGACGAGAAGTCCATGGCGAAGCTGCCCCGGCGGGAGGTGGCTAAGGGCGAGGCGCTGGACTGCGCCGTGTGCATCACGGAGCTGGCGCCCGGGGAGACGGCGCGCGTGTTGCCGCGGTGCGGCCACGCGTTCCACGTCGACTGCGTCGACATGTGGCTCCGCTCCCACTCCACCTGCCCGCTCTGCCGGTGCCCCGCCGTCGACGACCCGCCCGTCCCGCCCGCCGTGCCCACGCCCGAGGCCGACCCGGAGTCCCCCAACTTCCCCACCAACGTCCTCTTCTTCGGCTCCCAGGACGAGGTCAGCACCGGCCGCTCGCAGTCGCAGCAGCGCTCTGCGGCGGCACCTCCTCTGCCGGCGCCGACGCAGGAGCACGTCGCCGCCGTCGACGCCTCGCAGGCGTGCGTCGGGCTACGGAGGCTGATTGGTTGTGGCGGCGCGACGCCGCCCACGCAGCCGCCGCATCGTTgcgatcatcatcactatcaggaGGAGGACGCGCGCGGGGACATCGAGATgggcctcgccgtcgccgccggcggcgagaGCAGCGCGTCGTCGCGGCCGATGAAGCCGCCACAGCCCGGTTCGTGA